From Watersipora subatra chromosome 2, tzWatSuba1.1, whole genome shotgun sequence, one genomic window encodes:
- the LOC137388116 gene encoding EF-hand calcium-binding domain-containing protein 6-like — protein MSRPASQVARALPPLPHIKHPLADVGGYTQIQGISTNGSRPPSNLFNRRYSPRNIRAEEANSCAHKKITDRQYTFRGAGQDCVDAEVLSPYVGDRGYRDIRSASTRRSIPLDPQMKDGPPSRCSTRADIRIEVDELEAIIRQKCRSNQIEVQKRFRDNDPKGNGTVTKEALLRIVVTLTSRPVSYLLFQRILIRFGLENQQQFNYADFIERSNTMPGNPASYPKWITSMNKAWGDKSHMTAPQVHAILKERAKQRTLDLFNLVPQSNPDGARRILKPEFRSALTQQLQVNMTDDEFEKLWQRYDSQNIAAIDSKILAQKLGNFSDGRATPKVSDDSNCLRRKEADRQRSLDTERWLKNKFRQGFHDLKSSFLQNPNARDGMIPARDFCGILENHGLKLDSNHLGEFLARCGIVQTKQGVPYMAFLKIFQDRSEEGMTHKILSDPKHRYNQYEAEDDNLSTLSALESQLINMFQKDFLSLLGVFHAIDEHRQGYIKQDQFRGAIENAFDLQLSDEQFHTLLDHVPLTKQGYIKYPE, from the exons ATGAGTCGTCCGGCATCCCAGGTGGCGAGGGCTCTGCCACCATTGCCACACATCAAACATCCCCTGGCAGATGTAGGTGGATATACTCAGATTCAAGGTATCAGCACGAATGGCAGTCGACCTCCTTCCAACCTGTTTAACAGGCGATACAGTCCCAGGAATATTCGAG CTGAAGAGGCCAATTCCTGTGCGCACAAAAAAATAACAGATCGACAATATACCTTTCGAGGGGCAGGACAGGACTGCGTTGATGCAGAGGTGTTGAGCCCTTACGTCGGGGACAGAGGCTATAGGGACATCCGAAGTGCATCAACACGCCGAT CCATACCCTTGGATCCACAAATGAAAGACGGGCCTCCGTCACGATGTTCTACCCGAGCGGACATAAGAATAGAGGTAGATGAGCTTGAAGCTATAATAAGACAGAAATGCCGAAGCAACCAAATAGAAGTCCAGAAAAGGTTCAGGGATAATGACCCTAAAGGAAATGGAACTGTTACAAA GGAAGCTCTGCTTAGGATCGTGGTTACCCTGACCTCTCGTCCAGTCAGCTATCTGCTATTTCAAAGAATCCTTATTCGGTTTGGCCTAGAAAACCAACAGCAGTTTAACTACGCTGACTTCATAGAAAG ATCGAACACAATGCCTGGGAATCCAGCCTCCTACCCTAAATGGATAACTTCAATGAACAAAGCATGGGGAGACAAGTCTCACATGACTGCTCCCCAGGTGCATGCAATTCTCAAGGAGAGAGCAAAACAGCG AACACTAGACCTTTTCAACTTGGTGCCACAAAGCAATCCTGACGGGGCACGACGAATCCTCAAACCAGAGTTCAGATCTGCTCTGACACAACAGCTGCAGGTCAACATGACGGATGATGAATTTGAAAAGCTGTGGCAG AGGTATGATAGCCAGAACATAGCTGCCATTGACAGCAAAATACTAGCTCAAAAGTTGGGAAACTTTTCTGATGGTCGAGCAACTCCTAAAGTTTCAGATGACT CCAATTGCTTAAGACGAAAGGAGGCTGACAGGCAGCGGTCACTTGACACTGAGAGATGGCTCAAGAACAAATTTCGTCAAGGCTTTCATGATCTCAAGAGTAGCTTCTTACAGAACCCAAACGCTCGTGATGGCATG ATACCCGCAAGAGATTTTTGTGGAATTCTAGAGAACCATGGACTGAAACTCGACTCTAACCACTTGGGTGAATTTCTAGCAAGATGTGGGATTGTTCAGACTAAGCAAGGGGTGCCATATATG GCATTTCTCAAGATCTTCCAAGACAGGAGCGAAGAAGGCATGACACACAAGATTCTCTCTGACCCTAAACATAGATACAACCAATATGAAGCAGAAGATGACAACCTGTCAACTCTGTCTGCACTAGAGTCTCAGTTGATCAACATGTTTCAGAAGGACTTCCTCTCACTGCTCGGCGTATTTCA TGCAATTGATGAGCACAGACAGGGCTATATCAAGCAAGATCAGTTCAGGGGCGCTATAGAAAACGCATTTGACCTTCAACTTTCGGATGAGCAGTTTCACACATTGCTGGACCATGTACCTCTCACCAAGCAGGGTTACATCAAATATCCCGAA